The Malus domestica chromosome 08, GDT2T_hap1 genomic interval GCTTATCGACTTGgtaactgcgtatctctatgaggatctagatacggaatatacatgaaagttccaaaaggatttccattgactggttcaaatagttctagatcACATAATACTCTACGGATTGAATCAATCTGGgtggatgtggtataaccattTGAGTGAATATCACataacgaactatgcccatgtgtgttcattaagaagtcacattccggatttacgATCGTTGCAATTTATGTTgacgacatgaacctcattggaACTTCCGTAGAGCATAAGGAAATTGCCGCTCACTTGAAatcgaaatttgagatgaaagatcttggaaaaactcgatattgtctcaGCCTGGAGATCGAGTATTGTTCTGAaggaatcctagtacattaaTCGAACGACACCCAAAAGTTGTTGTGATGTTTTAATGaagataaagcgaagccttcaagtactcctatggtcgttcggactttagatgcaaaatgagatcattTCTGTCCaaatgaggatgaggaagagatgtTGAAACTTGAAGTTCCATATCTAAGTGCAATTgatgctttattgtacttggctcaatgcactagacccgacatctcctttgttgttaatcttttggctagatacaaCATTGCGCCTACACACAGGTAGTGGAATGgtgttaaaaatatttttcgctacctcaagggtacgaCGGAATTGGGCTTGTTCTACACCCATGAATCCTTGAGATGAGCCGTCGCACCCTGGGTTCTCGGGTAGACTCacgccttgttggttacgcaAATACTGGTTATCTGTCTTACCCACATAGGGTACGTTCTCaaatgggttatgtctttaccgttgtaGACATCACTATATattggaggtctaccaagcaaacgctagttgcgacttcttTGAACCCTGCTGAGATTCTAGCCCTGCATGAAACCTCAAGAGAGTGATTTTGGTTGAGAGTGGTTATGGAACATATTCAAAGCACTAGTGTTATTTCTTCCatcgttgaccttcctacgacgatATTTGAAGACAATGTAGCATGTATCAAGCAGTGAAAGAAGGGacacatcaagggagacaacaccaagcacaaagCGCCGAAATTCTTTTATTCTCACCCGCACTAACAACATCAGAACAttaaagtcaagcaaatccgttcccagACAACCTGACCGATCTCTTCAcgaagtcattgcccaagtctacttttctataagctcgtccaaggaatcggtttgggtaaattatctgagttgaattgcttgtagttctcttatttggaagttgTGTCTAACTTAGGGAGAGTATCCTAAaacatactcacttgatcttaacgtactttttttcttatgattaggagcatttttcccattgggtttttgctacctaacaagGTTTTATCGAGGCACTCATCCTGGGATAATCATACTCCGTTGAGGTCACTACTTTCATCATgtttgacgtttgttttagacattatgcatacttctcacttttctctttaatctatgggttttccccatGCCTTGAGTTTTACCATAGCAAAGTTTTGTGAgtttactaccaatgcatacttaCTTTCTTATATTTGAGACTTGCATTCACTCGTTGTGCCGACAaattcatcaactgttctacCTCATCTGCTGAAGATCTAATACAacgttttgtttgagtatttacacactcaagggagagtgttgcagtcctatcggattaggaatgtgattgtgtgaatcctagtgtatctaggagtatcttgtatattccctttagtagtttaattcctattagagatgtaatcctattagggtaaggattctacctatcctactactataaataaaggcataagggGTTGATACAACATACACCTCAAAATTAcatatctctcttctctctctattgtCGCCAGccccctctccctctctgtcCTTTATACAATtaaatcaaataggcctacaacaatcTCTAATATTTAAATTATGCATATAGCGAACTAGAATCACATAATAATGGTGATTTATAAACTTTGATTTTTGCCTTATAATGTATATTTGTTAGTGTTTAATTGAAGACTTGTGACTAGGgttgaaattaaaaattttaaacattATTATTactaagggtttttttttattagcaccccatATATTGTTGAATGTACCTCACATTAAATTTAATACTAGATAAGTTATTTAACCTACTACGCAATGACAATTTCAACCTTAAAAAAGTAAAACATTTCTAAATACACCCAAAATCATTTTAACTTATATATCCCaagattatttatcttcttctacTCTCAGAAAAAGATGAATGTTCTTGATGACCCTTAGATGAAGGCACTGGTTTTTGTTGATAAAGCTCTCACTTTCTTATTAAGCGAAGAAAACTGTCATGAAGTGGTGATATCAGGGCATCTCTAGGAACATGGAAGTCATAACTTGTTACAAAACATTAACAACGCCCATCAATGCAACATATCATTTTAGGTTCATTGCAACAATAGAAACTGCACTAAAAATCTTAGCTTGCTTGAATAATGTTAGTGGGAGAGTCATTCACAATCACTTGAGACAGAGGTATCATCTCCTTACTTTCCTCAGGGCTGTTCTCCAAAGATGAAGATGGAGAGCCAAGTCCAAGACCACTATATATTGCTACATTCTTCCGAGCTGTGTTATCAGGGTTCATTTTGATTCGAAACTTCAATGTCCTTCGATCAGTTGGATTTCCCTGTCTTTTTGAAGTTTCATCTTTCAAGGAACACCTCTTAGCTACTTGAATAGAAGGCAAACATGAATTCCGTTTAACTGAAATGTTTACAGGGAGGACCATTGAATTATGTGACAAATGAGCACTGTTAGCAGCTAAGCCACCTTGTACAATACCGAATAAGTTCTGCTCCGTTGGTCTCTTGTGAGCTGTTTATTAAAGAAATGCAAGCACCCAAGAGCTAGACATACCTTCTGGCTCTCTCCATATGTCTCTCTGCACACACATCATGATCTTGAAACAAGAAGGATACTTCCATGATCTTTCCCTTGCACCTAGGTTCGAAGAGTGTGAAgtgtatgtagaaaatgtggGATGTAGAAAATACAAAGTGTATGTTGAGAGTGtagggtgtgagggtattatgcgaaagtatgtgaggtgtattaagataaattttaattgaaaaatcaaatatGATGTGTACGTGGGTGTTAATAAACAAGCCATTATTAAAGGAAGGGACTATTACAATAACTTAGGGGAGGGAAAAAAATTCCGAACCAGGCACATAAGTAGAATATTAGCACCCTATATACTAGAAAGTTATGTAATGCCGTTGTGATGACTTGTGACTTGTGACTTGTGAGAAATTAATCTATGACAATATATGCGAAACAATTATTAAAAGGATCGATCAATGAAAAAATCCAGCATCATGGGTTCTTACAACTTAACCAATTTAAAGAACAATGGCCTTCTTCGAAAAGAGGAACAATGGCCTCTCCCATCTCAATgttttatgaagaaaaaaaaaatacataaagcattttttgtttttttttttccccagcTTTTCCAAAACAAAACTCCTTgcaaaattttgggcccttccGATGTTCCTATTCCCATAATTTCCTCTGATGAACTGTGATCAGTACCTCATCATCAGAAATTAAATTTAAGCTGCCAAAAGTGAAGCCAAAACCATGATCAAAACCGCGGCACCAACGGCCACGATCCCACGAGTGCGTGAGGCAGCAGATGGAGCAGGTGACGAGGGTGTAGGCGCTGAAGCACTATCTTTgtcgtgatttttctttgaaGGGGCTGAAGCCTTGTCAGATGATGACTCGTCGTCATCTGACGGACTGGGAGCCCTGTCATCACCTTCTTTCTTAGACTTCGAGGGGCTGGGAGCCTTGGCAGACTTTGGTGAGTGGGCGGGCGCAGAGCCGGAATTCTCGATGTCAGGCACGTCGATGATGGAACCTACTTGGAGAACTGAAATGTTGTAGGGTTGGGAAATAACCGACTTAACAAGGCTGACGTGATTGTCGCCATTGTTTCCCTTGGCTGCGGATCCAAATGAGACTTGGTTGTCTTTCACCGAAACGGTGATGAAACCTTGTTCCTTGCGAGCTTCGCCGGTTGATTGAAACAATGTGGTGAGAGTTGCGGACTTGTTTGATTTGAAGATCTTTTTAAGCTTGTCCGTGTCGTAGTAATCCAAGATAACATGGACGCTCAGAATTTTCTTGGTTAGGTCAGAGGATTTTCCGGAGAGACCTCCAGCAGCGCCATTGTCCACGGCGAGGATTGTGATGGTGCTGCGTCTGTTGATCTCGTCAGCGAGCTTTGTCTCAGAGAGGAGGTTGTTGAAGTTGGAGAAGTCCGACTGCTTCTCTAAGAGCTTGGTGATGTTGAAGGCCGACGAGGcggagaagaggaggaagaaggaggagaagaggATGCCacgtttcattttgttttaacTAGTACTAGTTCTTTgctttgctttctttctttgatGCTTTCAAAGCTTGGTTGTTGTGGGGAGGGAGTTTGTGGGATTTATATTGGGGACAAAGAGTCATATTGCTATAATTAGACAAATTACAAAGCGGGATGTTAGAACTCAAAAGGTTGGGAGTGAATTTCTCTTCGGCCTGAATCATATTTTGGATTAGTTCTAGTCGCACGTAGAAAATTTCTCAACATTTTAGTTACTTGCAAGAAGCAATCCAAAATTAGAGCATGACACTAAATTATATTCTTACTCTCACACACTCTAACAGTCTCGTAATACTCGGGCTCGTGTATATAGTGGTATAGAAGTTGCATTGCCCTCAACAAGTCTACACCGATATATGGTCATAATTcgacttctttaaaatcctcttATGATCAAGAAGTTTTTGTTTGTAGGTATAACGTTGTTATATAATATTACTGATCCACATGTTATAATATATGAGCTAGTGTACGGTAAATTAATATAGagtattgtggagccaaaaataatcacaagaagacacatggatttttggataaaagaggacaaaaatacccttgaggtacaacgggattcctacgcttgagcagcgggcaatcatcctcaaccaagtcaaaaaatgtccaaaataggtaacaattcaaaacctattttatTCCATATAATTTTTACCTCACTTTCCCtcttttagctaatcaattagctatcaTTCTATAACCTACAAAATATTCCacataaattgagttaattggccaattaatgatattattacttaattaatccattaattgtcaattaaactaTCCATTATGCCCAAAAAATACACTAAAGGCTGGTTACCCATTCTCCAAGGGAACCGGCCATTTCCTTCACATTTCTACCATAAACTCCCAAAAATATCCCTttttattatgttaattagcCAAATTAAATACCAAGTAACACCCAAAATGTGCATAAAGGGCTGGCCACTCTTTCTCCAAAGAGGACCGGCCATGCCCTATATATTGGCTCCCATTCTCACCGAAAACTTAGGTccatactcttgcaaaactccaaaactctctaaacactttttctctctaaattctaactttggcatcggaggttcttcggccaaagccccccaattcatcgtgggcgcatgaggctcttggccttgaccctaaggtgttaattgttttgtaggtgcaattttgtccaagatcaaggaggaagaaatttgcatccacaagtaTAGTATTAAATGTTTAGATATTATGAGTACATTACTTAAATTTCTTTTCCAAAATATATAGTTATATTAAGATGTTATTCATGTTTCACATGAGCTCATATGGATGGTCTCCAATGAAATTTTATGGATAATATTTGCATCCATGTGGAATGAATGCACATATCTTACCCTTTATGAATAACGAATATTCATcgtataaattttataattggAACCATGTAATTTTTCAAACTTCATTTGAAGATTATTGCTataaaaatcatttgaattggAGATTGTTTTGCCATCCAAATGTAAGGAACAAATCGACAGTGTTAGAAATAAGTAACAGATTAACTCATGGCGAACCATCTATTTATTTGATTCATATGGAACAAATCggcttgttttattttgttggaGCTACTGTTAAATGATGCCTTGGGATCATGAGAATATTTGGAATGATGACCTTGTATGAATTATACTTGTGGAAGTCGAGCAGCATATGCCATTCGACTTGAAGCACTTCCTATATAATCCCATGTTGGTTGAGACATGACCTCTTGCATGATCTTACTGTAGCTATTGAAAGTATAAATGGGTTGTATCtatgagttgtcatcctcaccataactcgtcattcaccttacatcaacctttctctATGCTTGTCATTCAAACCTTTCTCTatgcttgtcattcaccttacatcaacctttctctataacttgtcattcaccaatcactttccataacttatcattcaccttacatcaacctttctcgataacttgtcattcaccaatcactttccatagcttgtcattcaccttacatcaacctttcttagttgcttgAAAAAaacttctttacttgtaatttggtttttgcttttccacttgttatggcagattttagggattgtgtttgtgtagttatcctacaatctattgtagctttcttttggctctttataagagttgccttcactctattgtaatcttcataatgagatatacaacaaatattgaaaccaaaactcaacatgtTATCAAAGCAGGAACCATAAGGTCCTGACTCTGttcatttttttccttcttcatttgctcatcatCGATAGACATGGCAGAAGAAAATGTGTCTAGTGCCGATAGTGCCTCATCCTCTTCCCTAAACTTATCCCAAGGGGTTGAGAACAATCCAAATCAATGACTCTGCTCGTGCTACTGAACGAGTTCAACTACCTTCCTTGGTCAAGAGCTGTGTCACTTGCTCTATGAGGAAGATCGAAGCTAGGGTTTATCAATGGAAGCTTTGAGCCCCCAGAATCCACTTCACCAACTTACGATGCATGGCATGCTACTGATCAGCTGGTCATGTCCTGGTTACTTAACTCCATAGAGCCAAAACTGTCTGAGTTTTTCAGCTACTCAGAGTCTTCCCTTCTCCTATGGGAGTCTGTCAAAGATATGTATGGCAGCCAAAACAACTCAGTTCGCATTCAATTGAAGAAGAGTGTGGCTAGTTTAAAGCAAGGTGATCACtcatttgttcaacaccttggaaGTATGAAATTCATGTGGAATGAACTCGATATGTATCGTCCACACACAACTGATCCCGCTATGCTACTCAAGAGGGTTGATGAAGACAAGGTGTTTCAACTCTTAGCAAGCTTGGGAATGGAGTATGAAGACTTGCATAGTCACTTGTTAATGACTCAAGAGCTGCCCTTTTTTACCAGTGTGTGTCATGCAGTCCAAAGAGAGGAAACTCGACGAAAAGTGATGAATGTTGAGCCCAAATCCAACTCtaaagctagggttttcacgaCAAATCACAAAGCAACTGGTGATAGGGTGCTTGGCAAGAAAGCAGACTGGAAATGTTCTTATTGCAACATAAGGGgacatttgagagaaaaaatGTTGGATTTTTCATCCGGAGTTAAAGCCTAAGTTTGATAGGGAAGGCAGGATGATCAAAGATGGGAAGGATGGAGTCACTGCAAAAGCATTTCATTCAGGTTGTTCCTCAACTTATGGGATGACCAATTTCTCAACAAATCATATGTCCTTAATCAATGAGTTTGCTGTTTTTCTTCAAAAGAAGCAAGGAAACACTGAACCTGATGAAATGACACCTAAAAACCCTACTGCAATGCTAGGGAAATTTGCTGGATTCTTGGCTGACTTAGAGAACACATCGAAAGGCAATATTCTAGGTATTATTAGTGTCATTTCCACTGCTCTTAATGCAAATGTTAACATGATTTTAGGATTATTGACTCTGGTGCCACTGATCATATAACTAATAAACCCTCTAGTCTCCACGATTTTCAAAGAACTATTGATCCAATTCATGTATCTGTTGTAAATGGGAAAGGGGAACCTATTCTAGGGAAAGGAAAGATTAGATTGCTAAGTGAGCATACTGATTCCATTGCTCTCTATgtaccttcttttccttttcagctATTGTCAAttggaaaaatcacaaaaatctTAGACTGTCTTGCCATATTTTCCCCTcacaatgttgtgtttcaggaccGAGTTACTcagaagaagattggtgaaAGGTTCTTCTTGAATGGACTCTACTATCTCTCAAATGAgtccaattttgtcaaaaagctCAGTGTCAACTTAAGTCAAGTTCAGGAACATCAACTCTAGCATCAACGCCTTGCCCATCCCTCAGAACATGTGATGACCAagttgtttccctttttttgtaaaaacacactgGAGTGTGAAACTTGTCAAATGTCAAAAGCCATTAGACTTCTTTTTGTTTCCTCTAATTCTAGAACTAGTAAACTTTTTGAGTTTGTTCACTCTGATATTTAGGGTCCTTCTCGTGTAGAATCCTTTGATGGGTATAGACATTATGTTACATTTATTGATGACTATTCTAGAGTAACTCGTTGtatcttttaaaacttaaaagtgatttgtttgatgcttttatggactttcacaacctaatcaccaatcaattttcatctaagTTATATATGTTAAGATCAGATAATGGTACCGAATACACTTCCAATAACATGAGTAATTACTTGAGCAAACATGGCATTTTGCATCAAACTAGTTGTGTtggtacaccacaacaaaatggtgtgccTGAGAGAAAGAATCGAGAATTATTGGAGAAGACTCGATCACTTATGATCCAAATGAATGTTCCTAAGAAATTTTGGTCTCAAGCCCTACTCACTGCCACATACATCATTAATAGACTGCCAACTTGGGTGTTGAATACTAAATTTCCTTTTGAAGTCATGAAGGGCAGGCCTATAAACTTGTCTCACCTCAGGACCTTTGGTTGTACTTGTTATGTGCACATTCAAGCTCTCCATCGTGACAAACTTGACCCTCgagctgccaaatgtgtgtttATAGGATACACCAGTTCTCAAAAGAGTTACAAAGTGTACAACCCTAACACGGGGAAGCTGACAGTCTCTAGAGATGTGCGATTTAATGAATATTCACCTTATTTCCACAAAGGGTTGGAGACTAATGCAAATATGGAAGATCTTATAGACCTATTTCCACTACCTATTCCAGCAGAAATTCATGAAGTCACTCCTGCTCAATCAACACTGATAATTCTCAACTCACTGAGAGTGTAATTGATGCAGTGTCAAGCTCCTCTGGACCATCAGAAGCTCAACCAAATCAGGAAGCTATAGTGCACCAAGAAGAAATCTTACACGAGATAGACATCCACTAGTGAGGTTACAAGAGTATGTTACTTACACTGCAAGACATCCTATCTCTGCAGCCATTTCTTATCACATATTTTCATCTTCTCATACTTCTTTCCTTAACAAATTGTCCCACACTTTCGAACCAAGGAATTTTCATGAAGCCACATGCATGCCTGAGTGGCAAGATGCTATGACTAAAGAGCTTCAAGCTCTAAATGATAACCAGACATGGAGTGTGGTGGATCTTCCAAATGGCAAGAAGGTCATGGGAAGTAAGTGGATATATAAGACCAAATTCAACTCCAATGGAAGCATTGAAAGACACAAGGCACGGTTAGTAGCTCAAGACTTTACTCAAACCTATGTCATTGACTATAAGGAGacctttgctcctgttgccaaaatgaacacagtgAGGGTATTGTTGTCTGTGGCAGTTAGTAATGCATGACCCTTattccaaatggatgtgaagaatgcatttcttTATGGGGATCTTGAAAAAGAAGTGTACATGAAGTTGCCTCCTGGTCATCCAAGAGAAAATGAACCCAACAAGGTCTGTAGACTTCACAAAGCCATATATGGTCTCAAACAGTCCCCTCGAGCTTGGTATTCGAAGTTTAGCTCAGTCCTTAAAGCTGCAGGGTTCAAAAGGAGTCATGctgactttttttttgtttgtttgaagtAGTATTACTGACAAATTGGTTGTGCTTATATATGTTGACGACTTAATTATTACAGGTGACAATATAAGTGAAATCAAGACGCTTAAGCAGTCACTTCAACAAAAATTTACCATTAAAGACTTGGGGcccttgaaatactttcttggaATTGAGGTAGCTACCTCTTCAAAGGGATTGTTCTTGAatcaaagaaagtatgttcTCGATCTTCTAGATGAAGCTAACACGATGGAATGTAAACTAGCTCGGACACCCCTAGCTAACAAACTTCAGTGGCATGAAAAAGGTGAACCTCTTTCGGACCCTAGTGTTTATCAGCGAATGGTTGGGAAACTTATTTATCTCACCATTACTAGGCCTGATATCTCATATTCAGTTAGCCTATccagtcagttcatgcactctcTTACTCTAGTTCACTGGGAAATCGTCAAGAGAATACTTCGATATCTCAAAGGCTCAGTAGGAAGGGGGATAATTATGAAGAACAATGGATCAAATCACATCTTGGCCTACACAGATGCTGACTGGGCTGGAAATGCCCTTGATCGAAAATCCACAACAGGTTTTTGCACATTTGTTGGAGGGAACCTTGTcacttggaagagcaagaaacaaattGTTATTGCTCGATCTAGTGCTGAAGCTGAGTATAGGGCTATGGTAACAATAGCCTGTGAACTCATATGGTTGAAAGGTCTTCTTTCCGAGCTCGGATTCATAAGCATGACACATATGTCCTTGTATTGTGATAACCAAGCTGCCATGCACATTGCCTCCaatccagtattccatgaaaggaccaaacatattgaagttgacTGCCATTATATTCGTGCTCAAGTTCAATCCAAGGTGATAGACACCGTGTTCAAACGCAGCCACGATCGACTTGTTGATTTATTCACAAAAGCACTATACTCTACTCAGTTTCAGCATTTGTtgtgcaagcttggatcaatcaatccctttgatccagcttgagggggtgtattgaAAGTATAAATGGGTTGTATGTATAAGTTTTCATCCtcaccatagcttgtcattcaccttacatcaacctttctccataacttgtcattcaccaatcactttccatagcttatcattcaccttacatcaacctttctccatagcttgtcattcaccaatcacttttcatagcttgtcattcaccttacatcaacctttcttagttgcttgtaaaaaacttctttacttgtaatttggtttttgcttttccacttgttatggcagattttagggattgtgtttgtgtagttatcctacaatctattgtagctttcttttggctctctataagagttgtcttcactctcttgtaatcttcataatgagatatacaacaaatattgaaaccaaaactcaacagtAGCACTTGATCGAATGTATTTGGCTCCGACATTGCTCACTGCATGTTTTGCTATGTTTTACTGTTATATTTTTCCTCATTTGTATTAGTAAAGATTGTCCTCTTTACGTATGAAGATAATCAGTTGAGTCGTTGTGGGGGATGACTCATGTGCTCAACGTACGTATGAGAATAGTCTAAGCCAGGATTTCTAGGGGATAGGCGAACTTAAAAAATGCaaggttaaagaaaaatggcaacaactaaatcttttcatatagtaatgtcttccataattaatcaatacaaacaaattacaatttgttgcTGACGAGGTTTCATGTCATGAAAACGtcgcataataggctcattatcaataaaggaaaatacatctctctcaatgtaaacaaccatgctatcactcaaccattgatctcccattttgttacgcaatggtgttttttgatatactatactccaaccacTTAAACTTATCAAACCAACCGATGATAAAACATCAATTGTTGCTAACCTTTTTTGGCATGATGTGGTCTCTAGGTTGACAAGGATCAATTTGGAGATAGTGTCTATGAATTGTTTCACAATAATTAGGTGGATAATCAAGCATTCGACGTCTATGTGCAGGGTCTGCAGGAAGATTAGCCAATATTTCATCCAACTTAGTAACCTCACTTTGTTGTGACCTACTTGGAATATTTAAAGGAGAACttcttggaatatttgaaggaggaggaggactactcggaatatttgaaggagaaggACTACCCGAAAGTGCATGTAAGTTGGTTTCTAAATGTTTTAGGGATTAGGGGACTAGACAACGAAATGCCATCTTCTATTTACTTAAAGAGTTGTGcttttgatattttcttgtGCAACCCAAGGATGCCTGTCCAAAGATGCATATGTTTCTTGTGCAACCCATTCGATCGCTACACGTGCTCCCTCAGTACAACAAGCATTAATTCCAACATGCACATAATAATGACACTCAAGATCGACCATTATACAACTAatcaattcaactaatcatcaagaattcaaattttaattttcatcctaaaaaataatttcatatcaataatcatagaaACATATGATTCACATTAATAATCAATAACCAATAACCATATTAGTGCATTACCATATGATTCTATACCAATTAAATGAAATtcgtattaaataattaattagggttagggattaATACATTtaggaattaaaaaatttacctttgaAGGGTGGAAGCTGACGGCTTAGCGGTTGGAGAATGGCTTGTGACAGCTCAACGGGAATCAGCCTAATAGAAATTAAAGGGGAACGGCTGGCGTTGGTAACTTGGTTAGATGCTGGGATTTTGGGAGCAGCTTTGTTCTCTCTCTGTCTTGATTGCTGAACGGGACGGGAGGGGGGGATTGAagtaagggaaattttatttaaactcatgtaacctctttctacaccaAACTTACTTTttgcacccatttgatttttaactaaactatcaatatctctttaaatcTAAATTTACTACCTAAAATACCCTTATAAACCTAATTTAATATgcaaatttatctttacacccatttgaCTCTTACCTCTATTAATGACATTGTGCAGCCATCCAATGATTTTAGCTTTTGAAAAGGTATCAGGCAAGGTTCAGTAGGTGGATTTGTTAGCTATTTAATTCTTTATCCGGGGTGATTGTGGACTCATTTCCTAAATCAGTGTCTTCAAGCATTGATCAGTTACAAGAAAAATGTAAATCATATTGGAGGGCATATGGGCACAAGACAGCAGCAGCCATACATGTACTAGCAGCAGCATCAGATATCGTATTGGGAGGTGTTTTGGGGTGCAGACATACACTGAGAGAGTGTCTACAACAATTTGTTGTTGCAGAAAGTTTTACAAAGGGTACTATGTGGGATTGATGAAAAATATTGAAACCCAAATACTCATATTCTAAACTCTAAAAAAGTTAAATCAAACGAACAAAATATCCATAATCGAGTCATACCTTAATTGGAGGATTTAGCCGGAATGAAtgtaagataaacaaaaagtgatgctagggtttaattatagtgtgtgggtttattgataaatttgagttttattattaattttatttggtacTTAATAATAATTATGCAATATGGTAACatagacaattaacattaaaaatttaaa includes:
- the LOC114826537 gene encoding fasciclin-like arabinogalactan protein 14, with product MKRGILFSSFFLLFSASSAFNITKLLEKQSDFSNFNNLLSETKLADEINRRSTITILAVDNGAAGGLSGKSSDLTKKILSVHVILDYYDTDKLKKIFKSNKSATLTTLFQSTGEARKEQGFITVSVKDNQVSFGSAAKGNNGDNHVSLVKSVISQPYNISVLQVGSIIDVPDIENSGSAPAHSPKSAKAPSPSKSKKEGDDRAPSPSDDDESSSDKASAPSKKNHDKDSASAPTPSSPAPSAASRTRGIVAVGAAVLIMVLASLLAA